In the genome of Sander vitreus isolate 19-12246 chromosome 13, sanVit1, whole genome shotgun sequence, one region contains:
- the LOC144527386 gene encoding protein ABHD15, which translates to MLNYNLLYLSMASFAWNYLFCLLPSLLLLLSLHVPRVRCWTRLVVRAAGWRLWVFICLILELPLDRNIRTWTKETESPEIDILSRLGQTSDGPRLICKPTALAKYLLRHCGSLARPRLASWPRGDPHLQTLSSLLCGQHKDTLQFTRDNLLLRDGGILALDWAVGTRLGEVVGRKEHQSGGKALGCFTTTPPVLLLIPESWGGMTPHLKVLCHQAVRQGFYVVVFHARGTAGCPLTTARLTEFGDQADLEQAVAYVHSRHPSSVMVAVSEGSGSGILLSYLGECGSSSHLTAAAAISPVLQGQLWFETAMPPIYRWGVLSHRKLQLSRYASSFRGVLDVDRALSCSSLKDFEETLSCSSTQLQQRTPRTPVSALNSGLNSGSIPPRGLAPSVAWALGERASSAKDWDTYWERNEPLRDADEVAVPVLCIRSRDDPLLPPASTLPLPLFQSNPYFLLVLTDRGGHCGFTLEGREEMEGGRTGNEEVEDSNWSHIAVLEYFRVVADFLKGEERDGVRLDGPLGENSQAGQRSRTSNNLRRRRANMVRRQRLQAPEESSVEAEEGNFTWKRSYTR; encoded by the exons ATGTTAAACTACAATCTCCTGTATTTATCAATGGCATCATTTGCATGGAATTATTTGTTCTGTTTGCTCCCAtcactgctactgctgctatcTCTGCACGTACCCAGGGTACGTTGTTGGACAAGGCTGGTTGTCAGGGCTGCAGGCTGGAGACTCTGGGTCTTTATTTGCCTGATCCTGGAGCTGCCACTAGATAGGAATATAAGAACATGGACCAAGGAGACCGAATCACCAGAAATAGATATTTTGTCCAGGTTAGGTCAGACTTCAGATGGTCCCAGGCTCATCTGCAAACCCACCGCACTGGCCAAATATCTGCTTCGGCACTGTGGCTCTCTGGCCAGGCCGAGACTTGCCTCCTGGCCCAGGGGAGACCCCCACCTCCAGACTCTGTCCAGCCTGCTGTGTGGACAACATAAAGACACGTTACAGTTCACAAGAGACAATCTGTTATTAAGAGACGGTGGTATTTTGGCTCTggattgggctgtgggaacaagACTGGGTGAGGTGGTCGGGAGGAAGGAGCACCAGTCAGGGGGAAAGGCGCTAGGCTGCTTCACCACAACACCTCCTGTCCTCCTTCTCATCCCAGAGTCCTGGGGAGGGATGACCCCCCACCTAAAAGTGCTGTGCCATCAGGCCGTGCGTCAAGGCTTTTATGTGGTGGTGTTTCATGCTCGAGGCACAGCGGGGTGCCCACTGACCACAGCGCGACTGACTGAGTTTGGAGACCAAGCTGATCTTGAGCAG GCAGTGGCTTATGTCCACAGCCGGCATCCGTCCTCTGTAATGGTTGCAGTGAGTGAGGGTTCAGGCTCAGGGATTCTTCTTTCCTACTTGGGGGAGTGTGGATCAAGTTCACACCTGACAGCGGCTGCAGCCATCTCACCTGTACTCCAGGGACAACTGTGGTTTGAAACAGCCATGCCTCCTATCTATCGCTGGGGGGTGTTGTCTCACCGGAAACTGCAGCTCAGTAG ATATGCAAGTTCCTTCAGAGGAGTCCTGGATGTGGATCGGGCCCTCAGCTGTTCCTCGCTCAAAGACTTTGAGGAAACTCTCTCCTGCTCTTCAACCCAGCTTCAGCAGAGGACCCCCAGAACTCCAGTAAGTGCTTTAAATTCAGGACTGAACTCAGGATCCATTCCCCCACGGGGCCTGGCACCCTCAGTGGCCTGGGCACTGGGCGAGAGGGCTTCCTCAGCCAAGGACTGGGACACCTACTGGGAGAGGAACGAACCACTGAGAGATGCAGATGAGGTGGCGGTCCCTGTGCTCTGCATCCGCAGCCGTGACGATCCTCTCCTCCCACCCGCCTCCACTTTGCCCCTTCCCCTTTTCCAGAGCAATCCATATTTCCTTTTGGTGCTGACAGACAGGGGAGGGCACTGTGGGTTTACTCTGGAGGGCCgagaagagatggagggagggaggactgGAAATGAAGAGGTGGAAGATAGTAACTGGAGTCATATTGCAGTTCTGGAGTACTTCAGAGTAGTGGCTGATTTCCTgaaaggggaggagagggatgGGGTGAGATTGGATGGTCCACTAGGAGAAAATAGTCAGGCTGGGCAGAGGAGCAGGACCAGCAACAACCTTCGCAGGAGGAGAGCCAACATGGTGAGGAGGCAAAGACTGCAGGCTCCTGAAGAGAGCAGTGTGGAGGCAGAGGAAGGGAACTTCACCTGGAAGAGGTCTTACACACGCTGA